The proteins below come from a single Streptococcus hyointestinalis genomic window:
- a CDS encoding single-stranded DNA-binding protein — MQNQAIITGRLTKEGDLESVNDHSLVRFTLATSRDYKAADNTYPTDFIDACLWGTPAERFVSLVHKGDVVQITGRLQTRTYQDANGSFHKRTEILVDKWYRLMPKQETPKVVDRETGEVSDLEDLDV; from the coding sequence ATGCAAAATCAAGCGATTATTACAGGACGTTTAACTAAGGAAGGTGACCTCGAGAGTGTTAACGATCACTCTCTGGTGCGTTTCACCTTAGCGACAAGTAGGGACTATAAGGCAGCTGATAATACTTATCCAACAGACTTTATTGATGCTTGCCTTTGGGGCACGCCAGCGGAACGTTTTGTCAGTCTGGTTCACAAGGGCGATGTCGTCCAAATCACAGGTAGGCTCCAAACCAGAACCTATCAAGACGCAAATGGCAGTTTCCATAAGCGTACAGAAATTTTGGTGGACAAGTGGTACCGTCTCATGCCCAAACAAGAAACCCCAAAGGTTGTGGATCGTGAGACAGGCGAAGTGTCTGACTTAGAAGATTTAGACGTATAA
- a CDS encoding DUF3801 domain-containing protein has product MEQEHIMDRSQRVALQTGKQLLQLLAFVIHQSYKKYKEHSNHGEQNWRQFNDSGYSKDMREFLEGEVNLDKVKKELKKSGVRFHFKKETDGKYQIWFESKDHVVLENAINKAINDIMKDPKKAKDELLKKPYEKTPKEQMAAIVKDQKAKGVEAVTKKTKGKAIS; this is encoded by the coding sequence ATGGAACAAGAACACATTATGGATCGCAGTCAGCGTGTAGCGCTTCAAACAGGTAAGCAGCTCTTACAGTTGCTGGCTTTTGTCATCCATCAAAGCTATAAAAAGTACAAAGAACACAGTAATCACGGTGAACAAAATTGGCGACAGTTTAATGATAGTGGCTACTCTAAAGACATGAGAGAGTTTCTTGAGGGGGAGGTTAATCTGGATAAAGTCAAAAAGGAACTCAAAAAATCAGGCGTGCGTTTTCATTTTAAAAAGGAAACAGATGGTAAGTATCAGATTTGGTTTGAAAGTAAAGATCATGTAGTCTTAGAAAATGCCATCAATAAAGCTATCAATGACATCATGAAAGACCCCAAAAAGGCAAAGGACGAGCTCCTTAAAAAGCCCTATGAAAAAACGCCCAAGGAACAAATGGCAGCTATCGTCAAAGACCAAAAAGCAAAAGGAGTAGAAGCCGTCACCAAGAAAACGAAAGGCAAGGCAATCTCATGA